The Chitinophagales bacterium region TCACTTTGGCTATTCCATCGCCAATAATTTTTATTTGAAACATTTCATCGTGTGCTACCAAAACGGGTATTACCACTGCGTTTTCTTTCTTTTCTAATACGGTATTTATTGCCACCGTGGTAGAATCGGGGTTGTAATGCACTAGATGACCACACCAACCATAAGCATAACTGGCAACTCCGGTAGTGGCGGAAACAAACATGCCAATCTTGTCTAACAAAGCGCTCCACTCGCTATTATAGGTGGCATCGCCATATGCAATCATTACTAAACCTTCTTTTTCTGTATTCTTTGAAAGTGCCGTATATCTGCGAAGAATGTTCTTTTCCAAAATATCTGTGAAGTCTAATAATGGTGTAATATATGTTTTAGCTTTGGGCGTATAGCGCTCTATACTCTCCAGCTTGAGCGATTCTAGCGATTCCGGGTTTTCCTTTTGTCCAATAATGGTAGGTATATCATCAAAAGAATGTGAACTCACCGTTAAAAAAACCGGCACAATTACCACGTCCGTAAAGCCTGCTTTATCGAACTCTTTCATTCGAGTAGCAATACTCGGTTCGGTGTATTCCATAAAGGCTGTTTTTACATCCTGAACACCATGAAAACTTAATATGGAGTCGCGCACGGCTTTTTCTAAATCGAGCAATGCATTTCTCCAAGTTTCGGATCTTGAACCATGGTTTACCAACAAGACCCCAATTTTTTTATCGGAAGAAATATGGGCTTTGTTATTTGAAGTGTTGCTGCATGAACTCACACTCCATGTAATACTTATTGAAAAAATATACAGTACTATATGCGCTATTACTTTTATTCTCATCCCTAAATTGTAGTATGTTTTAATGGTGATGCTTACGGTGGCAAAACTCTTTAAAAACTTTATTTAGACAAATTCTAAATAGAGTTTTTACAAAAATGTTACACTATAAAAAGCACCCAAGAAGTCCCAAGAAGACAAAAAATCAACTCCCCTAACAAAAAAAATACACTTTTGATACTTATTCATTCAACAAAATCTAAAGTATTATGCTAGAACAACTATTAAATATCGTAAAAGAAAATGCACAAGAAGCTATTGTAAACAATCAGGCGGTGCCTAACCAATTTAATGAAGCGGCTATGGGCGAAGCTACAAATGCCATTACAAGTCAATTAACACAAGCTGTTAGCCAAGGTAATTTGCAAGATGTGCTGGGCATGTTTGGCAACACACAAAACTTGCAAAACAACCCAATTGTAGGTGCTATTGTTGCACAATTAGCCAACAGTTTAGGAAGTAAATTTGGCGTAAACGGTGCCAGTGCACAAGATATAGCTTCGCAACTTATTCCGCAGGTATTGGGCAGCGTGGTAAACAAAACAAACGACCCTAACGATTCTTCATTTCAAATCAATGACATAATGAATCAACTATCGGGAGGCAAAGGTGCTTCGGGCGTAGATTGCGGGAATATTGTTTCGCAATTGCAACAAGGCGGTGGCGTAGATTTGGGCAATATTGCTTCTCAATTTTTAGGCAGTAATGCCGGTGGCATTGGCGATATGTTGGGTGGCTTCTTTAAAAAGTAATTCAACTGCTATCATTAAACGGCAGGTAGCAATATTTACAGATGAGCATTGCTGCCTGCTTACTTTGCTTGCCTTATTTTTCCTATTTCCAACATCAATTCCTTTAAATCTTGCTTCATTAGCTTTATTACAGATTCTAGTTGATCGTACATACGCGCACGGTTTTTGAGTTGAGCTGCGGTATATTTCCCTCCGTTCCCAAAATAGATATCAATCAATACTTTCCGTTTTTCTTCTTTACTGGTTTTTATTTGCTTAAAGCTCATCCAGCTCTCCATAATTTGGTCGCGGAGCGAAGGTTTATCGGGCTTTTGTGGATTAAAATAATTAAGATAATACCAAATAGAAGCCGGCAACACATCCGATGTTTCGGCATTGTTCCATATTCCTTTTAAAACATTTCGTTTGTGGTGAAATATAACTTTTCGCTCGTTTAAAAGAATTCCCAAACCAAGTGCCGTTTCTGCCAATCCGGTTCCCAAACCAATATATTCTGCCACATTGCCTTCGTTGCCTTTTATGGCCAAAATACCTGAAGTTACACCACCTGCCGCCCCAACCACAATGGAGCCTACGGTTAATCTGGTTTCGGTAGTGCTTTCAATATTTTTAAGGTAGGAAGATATTTGGTCGGCCCGCTCTTCTTCACAATCTATTTCTGATGAAGCTGCCGAAATTTCTAACGATGCAAAATCTACTTGTTGATTTATTTCCTGATAAGTTTCGAGTAAATCGAGGCGATTTTCAATAGTATAATTTGCTTTAAGTTCTTCTTTCTTCTTAATATATGCCGTGAGTAAATCTAAAATACCAATAGCATTGGCAGCATTTAAACTATTAAAACTGAACTTGGAAGTAAGCAAAGTATCGAGCGGTAATTCATGTATAGGTCTAGGAATATCTGCCTTTGAATAGCTATAAGAATTTTGCTGATTACAATTGCTTTTATTGAGTTGCGATTGTAATTCTCTGTCTTTAAGAGTGGCACATGAACTTAGCCAAATGCCTAAAAACATACATCCGGCAAAATAGGGTTGCAAAAATACTTTCAAAGATTGCTGCATTGTTTAAAACAAAGGTAATACTTCTACTTTCTTACAGTTATACTTTCATCCCAAACCCATGCAAACCTTTCTGCATAAGTACGGAACAGCGGCACTTCTGTAAAGATAGATTTCAATAAATAAAAACCTCACAGCTTACTGATACTAATGGCAACACTCAATTGTGGATAAACACTGCAACATTCAAAGTTAAAAATCAGTAAACCACCATAGCTGAACCAATGTACCTATATGAAAGCCTGTAGATGTTTATGTAATGACTGGAGCAGAATAATCGCCCTTCTTATCCTCTCCTTTGTACTATTTTCAAAAAGTTCGTATGCGCAACCGTGCACCAGTTTAAAGGTTGCTGCCGGGCGCGACACTTCGGTATGTGCCGGAACCAGCTTTAGAGTGGGTGGCTCCCCTACTGCCACCGGAGGACTTGCTCCCTACTCCTACCAATGGACTGCCCTCTACGATACGCTCTCATCTACATCGGTAGCCAATCCTACAGCCAGCCCTTACCGAAACGCCACTTACATCATAAAAGTAACCGATGCCAATGGCTGCACAGCAAGCGACACTGTGACTATTACAGCCGGTACTTGTAATGTTGTTTGTACCGGTGCATCGGGACCAAACCTATTGGGCGCAATGGGTACTTTTAGCGAACCGTATATTTCGCCCAACAACAGTACATCGGCAAACTGTATTAGAAACGGGTCTTCTGCTGCTCCACTCAACAATATTGGTAATGCCAAACCTACTCAAACTACATACGTATATTCGCAAAGCAGTGGAGGACTAGGCCCCGAAGGAAGATATACCTTTGTGAAAAAATTAGGCGATGGCAGTACTGCCAATTGCTTACACAACGACTTTAGAGGTTCTGACCACACAGGCGATGGCGGCTACTTTATGGCCATAAATGGATCGCCTGACCAAGCTCAATTTGGCGGCACCTTCTTTAGATTAGATTCTATTCCTGTTTGCCCCAACACAGACTATGAATTTAGCGCATGGCTTGCCAATCTTAAAACAGGTATGCAAACACATGCCGCAGGTTCTTTTCCTAATGTAGCCTTCTTTATCAACAATGTAATTGTGGCGTATAGTGGGCAAATTCCCCCTACCAGTGGCCAATGGGAAAATAACTGGCAAAAAGCGGGCGGAACATGGCATAGCGGCAGCTCAGCGTATGCTTCTATTAGGATTGACAATTATACCTTTGTAGCTTTCGGCAATGACTTAGCACTAGACGATATTCACTTTAAAGTGTGTGGTCCGGTAATTATTTCAAGAACATCTAAAACCGTTTACTGTGTGGGCGACACAGTACATGTGCAAGATTCTGTTGCCTGCACAAACGGACAGCCTTATTCTTGGTTCAGATGGCAACGCAGTTTAGATGGAGGCAATACTTGGGCAAATTTTGGCAACATACAATCTTCAGGAGGAAGTGCTTATTATGCTGCAACCATTCCTCCATTTGTTGCCACCACTGCACTTCATAATTCCATGTACAGAGTAGTGGTTTCCTTAGACTCTGCTTCTTTAGCAGAAGCCAACCCAAGTTGCATTATTATTGGAAATGCTACAACCATACAAGTAAAAACACCGCCTGTGGTTTCGCTTCCGCCAAACGATACACTCTGTATAGGTACCTCTAAGAATTACACACCCACTATTACCGGTGGCAATAGTCCTTTTCAGATTTTATGGACAAATACTGCCAATAACAATACGCATGCTGCTCCTCAATTATCTATTACACTTAACAGCGCACTTCAATACCGAGTTAATGTTATTGATTCACTGGGTTGCAAAGCAAACGATACTATAAACATTGCTGTTGCTCCCGAAATTTCATATTTAAAAAGCATCAATAAAAATATATGTCTTCCAAACAACAATACTATCACTATTACCCCCTCCGGTGCAGGCTTACCCTTCCAATACTTATGGCACACGGGTGAAATAACACCTAACAGAAGCAATCTTTCAGCAGGCTCATACTACCTTACCATTACTAACAAATATGGATGTGAAAAGAAAGATACTTCCGTAATCACCACAACTCCTGCACTCAGCTCGAATGGAACAGTTGCCAATGTGGCTTGCTTCGGCAATGCTTCGGGCGGTATCAACATTTCAGTTGCAGGTGGAACTGCGCCTTATGCCTTTGCTTGGAGCAATGGCAGTTCTTTGAAGGATTTGGCAAATGTTGCTGCGGGAAATTATTCGCTTACTGTTACAGATGCCAATAACTGTACTGCCGTACAGGCTTTTACAGTTGCGCAACCTGCGGCTGCACTCAGCTCGAATGGAACAGTTGCCAATGTGGCTTGCTTCGGCAATGCTTCGGGGGGTATCAACATTTCAGTTGCAGGTGGAACTGCGCCTTATGCCTTTGCTTGGAGCAATGGTAGTTCTTTGAAGGATTTGGCAAATGTTGCTGCGGGTAATTACTCTCTTACTGTTACAGATGCCAATAACTGTACTGCCGTACAAGCATTTACAGTTGCGCAACCAAAACAAGAACTTAAGAGTGTATCTTTTAAAACAGATGCTGATTGTTATGGAGTTCAATCCGGAAGTGCACAAATAAACGTAACCGGTGGAACACCTCCTTACTTTTACCGTTGGAGTAATGGTAATAACACCGATAATTCCAATCAACTCGCTGTTGGCAACTACTATGTTTCAGTATTTGATGCAAACGGTTGTACCGCACACAACACTATACAAATTCAACAACCGGATTCAATTTCAACTCATATTACTATTCAACATCCACTTTGCTCAGGCAGTAAAACAGGTGCCGCCACACTTACTGTATCGGGTGGTGTAGCACCATATTTTTATCAATGGAACAACAACCAAACCACCTCTGCCATACACCATATTGCAGCCGGAAATTACATTGTTACAGTTACCGATGCCAAAGGCTGCACACGCGCTGCAACTGCTGCTATACAAGCGCCCAACACCTTGATACTTGACTGGAATCTAACCAACAATATATGTGCAAACGAAAACAAAGGAAGCATCAATACGCTTACTTCTGGAGGTGTTCAACCATATAATTACACATGGAGCAATCAGCATAGCACACCAGTCATCTCAAACCTTGCTAATGGAAATTACACACTTACAGTTACCGATAAAAATGGATGTACTGCCACTAAGAGTGCTACTATTACATCTCCATCGCCAGTTGAAGTTGTACTAACAATTTCAGGAAGCAACTCTTGCCAAAGTAATCAAAATATTAGTGCAACCGCTTTAGCCAGCGGAGGAACAACCCCATTTAGTTATTTATGGCACAACGGATTCACCAATGCCACACTCAGCAATATTGCACCTAATTCTACCATACAAGTTATTGTAAAAGATAAAAATGGATGTATTGCACAGGCAGCAGATAGTGTTCGCATTGCATTACCATTGGAAGCCACTGTAGATTTAAAACAGATAGGCTGCCAACCAAATGCTACAGGATGGGCAGGTGTAAATGTACAAGGTGGAGCTGCGCCATACCGCTTTGCCTGGAGCAATGGCGGACGAAATGCAGAAATTCATCCTTCGCAAGCAGGTGTATATCATGTAACCGTTACCGATAAAAATGGATGTACCGCTTCCGCTTCCATTGCTATTTCAAAAGCCGATGGATTTACAATCAATACCATTGCAGCACAAACTATTACTCTGGGCGAAAGCATAGAACTTACTACAGTTTCTTCTAGCGATAATATTCAACATTGGAATTGGACACCAGACGATTTCAACTCCGGAATAGACTGCAACAGTTGCCAATCGCCCAATGTGCAACCTAAAAAAACTACCACTTACTTGGTTACGGCAATAGATGAAAATGGATGTATAGCCAACGACACTGTAACTATTTCAATTATTGCAGACCACACATTGTTTGTACCCAACACATTCTCGCCTAACAACGATGGATCTAACGATACCTGGGGCGTATTTGGAAATTTAGATGGTATAAAAGAGTTTGATTTAAAAATATTCAATCGTTGGGGCGAAAAAGTGTACGAAAGCAGCGATCCGCATTTCCAATGGAACGGAACTTACTTGGGCGTATTACAAGAACCCGGAGTTTTTGTTTACTATATGAAAGTAATTTTTGTAGATGGCTTAAAGCCGGAAGACGATGGCAAAGGCAGCATTACGCTCATTCGCTAATTACTGCTTGGGAGCCATTAAAGAAGGCGCTTTTACCGGAACAGACTTTTCTTGCTCCACGCTCAGTACATTACCTTTAATGGTAATTACTTTAGTTGCTTCGCTGGCATTAGACGTTATAGAAATAGCTTTTGTAAAAGGACCTACCCTTCCTTGAGTGTTGTAAGTGGCAGTAACGGCAGCTTCTTTTCCCGGCAATACCGGTTCTTTTGGCCAACTTGGAGTGGTACACCCGCAACTTGCTTTTACATTTGATAATACCAAAGGTTCCTTTCCTACATTCTTAAACTTGAATTCATGTGTTACTTGCGGCCCTTCCGGTATATCGCCAAAGTCGAATAACTCTTCTTGAAATTTAAAAACTGGCGCATTGGGATTCGGCTTTGCTTCTTGTGCAATAGCCGCAGTAGCAAAAAACAATGTACAAGCAAGTAGTATTTTATTCATTGAACCAAAATTTTTAGCGAAGATAAACCACCACAGCAATGCAACAAATACCTTAACATCATTTTGAACTATACAATAATTTAGAAGAATATACGCCATTCATATTTTGTGCAATTAAAAAGTTTCAATTGGTTTGTAGCAGAAAGTCATGGATATTCAATCTATAAAAAATCGTTTTGGCATTATTGGAAATGCACCCGGCTTAAACCATGCCATTAGCATTGCAGAGCGCGTAGCATCTACCAATCTTACAGTTTTAATTACGGGAGAAAGCGGTGTGGGAAAAGAAGTATTTTCGCACATCATTCACCAACTGGGAAGCCGCAAACACAATCCGTTTATAGCTGTAAACTGCGGAGCAATTCCGGGTGGCACCATTGATTCGGAACTTTTTGGACACGAAAAAGGAGCTTTTACCGGAGCCAGCGAACAGCGCAAAGGTTACTTTGAAACCGTGGCCGGTGGCACTATTTTTTTAGACGAAGTAGGAGAACTTCCACACGGCACTCAAGCCCGCCTGCTGCGCGTATTAGAAACTGGAGAATTTATTCGCGTAGGCTCTTCTAAGGTGCTTAAAACAGATGTGCGCATTATTGCAGCTACCAACGTAAACCTGCAACATGCTGTAAGCGCAGGGCGCTTTAGAGAAGATTTATATTACCGTTTAAGCACCGTTCCAATTACCATTCCGCCATTGCGCGAAAGAGGCGATGATGTGTATTTACTCTTTAGAAAGTTCAGCATAGATTTTGCAGAAAAACACCGCATTACTCCCATTCGCCTTACCGATGAGGCACGCCTACTTATCTTAAAATACACTTGGCCCGGCAACGTGCGCCAGCTTAAAAACGTGGCAGAGCAAGTAAGTATCTTAGCTACCGACCGCGAAGTTTCTGCTGCCCAACTCATTTCTATTGTGCCGGATATAGCCGATAATAAATTACCTGCATTGGTGCAAAACAGCGGTGGATACGATACTGCATCTGCCGGAGGATTTACCGAAAGAGAAATTTTATACAAACTTATATTCGACTTAAAAAAGGATTTAAACGATTTAAAACACTTTGTATTCGATATTGCCAAAGGTGGCACCGCCACGCATTCTTTCGAAGAAAGAGAAATGCCACAGCAAGTTTCCTTTCAGCAAAGTATAAATCCGCAACCCGTAATTATTTCTGCCGAAAAACATCCTGTATTCATCAACGAAAAAACGCCAACCTTCCAAGAACACGAAACAGTAGAAGAAAGCCTTTCGCTAGTAGATAAGGAACGAGAACTTATTGTGAAAGCTCTAAAAAAACACCGCAATAAACGCAGAGATGCAGCAGCCGATTTAGGAATTTCGGAACGCACACTTTATCGAAAAATTAAGGAATATAATTTAGACGAATAACCCACCTGCATTATTCGAAAAAGCGCCAAATAACGCCCATTTTAAATGCTACATCTGCTGCCGGATAATTGGGAGCAGTGTAATAGCCACGCGGTCCAAAAACAGAACTTATATTATCTACCTTAGCTGTAATGCGAAACCAGCGCACCTTTAGGTTTAAAAACCAGTCCAATACTGGGTAAAAATTTAAACGCGTATTATTTTGCAATATCCACTGTCCGGTAAGCGGAAAATACTCATTCCCATAAAAAGAAGTATTGTAGCGCAAATCGAAACCAATACTAAACCACAATAACTTTTTAAAAATACGATTCTCATAATAAATACTATGGCGCGTAACCAAAAGCGGCAGCCTAATAGCGTTACTACCCGTTACAGATTGAAACCACACATCGTTATCTAAATGAAATCCTTTAATACCAAACCTATTGCCTGCATGCAACACTAATATATTCGCATTGGCAGCATCAAACGTAGGCACAGTTGGCGAACTGAAATAGAAGTAATTCTTTACATAATGATACTTGGCACCTGCAAAAACAGAAATTACTCGGTGGCTAAAAGTGTAATCGCCTCCAAATGCAAGCACATTTTGCTTGGGCAAATTATTAAACCACGATTCTCCTTTGCTGCTGTAATGCTGCCAAATAAATGGCGCTTCGGTTAAGTGATAATTTACGGCAGCTTCTACCTTTCCAAACTTCCCAAAATCATAGCCGGCACTACCATCTATACGCAAATCGTTTTGGTTGTAACCCGCCATGTAATATGCCACTGCGGCTTTGTACAAAATTTTAGATTTCGCCAACGGATTATTTTGAATAACACCTTTTACATAAAAATTTCCAAACCAATTTTTCCCCGAAGTTTCTTTAATGGCATAATAATCGTAATGCAGCGATGCCGATGCTTTAAAATTTGTTTGTGTTACCTCAGAATCGCTCTTTGCCAGCTGTCCTGTAAACTCCATGAAGGCGGCATTGGTAAAATGAATTACACTCAAATCGTACCTTAAAGAATCTTTCCCAGTCCAAAACGAGTTGTAGTAAGCAGAATCCGGAGCCGTATCTAAGTATTTAAACTTCTCTCTTCCGGTTCCAATTTCGTAACCAATCTTAAAAGTTGGCACTTTTATTTTGGTAACAGAGGTATCCTTTTTTACATGCTGATACTTCCCAAAATGATAAGCTCCACGCGCCATCCAGCGCACTTCGTTGTAATCGTTTTTAGCAGTTTCTGATCTTACGGGCACTAATTCTTTACTAAAAAAAGAACTACCCTTGGCAAACACATCGGCCTCTACGCCACCATTTTCTTTTGCCTGTGCCATGTTCAACAATAAAATGGTTTGCACAGAATAGTTGCGCTTTTTAGGTTCATAAAAACCATATAGCGTAAATCCATTTACATTGGTATGTTGATTAAGGTAGGCACCACGGCTGTTGTAGCGCGTAAAATCTACCCCAAACTGGAATTGCTCCTTTATTTGCCCGCCAAACTTACCGTTAAACATCTGCTCCACCTTCTGCCCTACTATATATTGAATTTGCGAATACGGGCGCATTACTCTGTAAATACGCGTACTATCGAAAGTATATCGGTAAGCCTCAAATTGGTTAAACCCAACATTAAAGCCTGTAATTTTAAATGGCGAAAACACCAATGGATATGCGGCACTTCCGGTATTACCTATATTTAAGTATTCACTTCCCGGGCGCTGCATGGCATTAAACTCCTCTAAATTTACAATACTGGAATCTATTCTATAACGCACATCGGGAGCAGCATAATGGTACCATGTATCGTTGAGCGATTTACGCTTGGCAGTAGTATCTTTCTGCCCAACCGCAGTATGGAAAAGCAATAGCAAAAAGCAGGTATTCAACCATATAAAAGCAAACTGCCTCTGTGCCTTCCACATACTTCCTACAACAGCCAAATGTTTGTAACCGCTCAAATCCTACGCAGCAATTCAACAATAATTTTACGCATGTTGGGCTCGGCAGCTTTTGCCTTCTCCAATACAAAATCGTGGCTTACCATATCGGCCTTTTCCGGTGGATAACCCATATCGCTAATTACAGAAATGGCAAACACTTCCATATCCATGTGCCTTGCCACTACCACTTCCGGTGTGGTGCTCATGCCCACGGCATCGCCACCAATTAAATGATACATTTTATATTCGGCAGGAGTTTCAAAGGTAGGCCCTTGCACACCCACATACACTCCGGTGTGGCAAGTAATATTGTTTTCCAACGCAATTTCCAATCCCTTGTTTATCAACTCTCTGTTGTATGGCACGCTCATGTTTGGGAAACGCGGCCCCAATGTAGGTTCGTTCTTACCTCGCAGCGGATGCTCCGGCTGCAAATAAATATGGTCGCGCAAAATCATTAAATCGCCCACTTCAAAATCGGCATTCATACCGCCCGATGCGTTTGAAATAAACAAATGCGTAACGCCCAAAAACTTCATTACTCGAATAGGAAACACTACTTCTTGCATAGAGTAACCTTCGTAATAATGTAATCTTCCACTCATGGCAATTACGTTTTTACCGCCCAGCTCGCCAAAAATTAAAGCTCCGCTGTGCCCTTGCACCGTAGAAACCGGAAAGTTAGGAATATCGCTATACGGCAATTGCAAATGCACATCTATTTCTTTCGAAAGATTGCCCAATCCCGAACCCAAAATAATACCGTAATGGTAATCTTTTGAAATTCGCTTTTTTATGAATGAAGTGGTGGCTTCAATTTTTTCTAGAATGTTTTCCATCAATTATTGTGTTCTAATGTTGTTGTAATAAAGGTGCGAATATCGTTTGAAAATTTTTCTGTACCATCAAAAAGAAAGCGGTGGCGCACGGGTTGAATATACAAGCGAAATTCATTTTGCAAAAACCATTGGCGAAACGGCATTAACCTCACTGCATCTTTTTCGGTTGTAACTATAATAGTTTTATCCGGTAAATTTCTTTTCATCTCGTGCAGTTGTTCCAAATCGTGGTTGGTGTACTTATGATGGTCTGCAAAATTCATTTCAAAAACTTTCTTTCCGCCTTTTTCATAATGCGCCTTTAGCGGCTCTGCATTGGCTATTCCTGTAAGCAACAATATGTTTTCAAATTGCTCCTCTCTTCCATTGCTGTTTATTTCATTCAACCAGCCGTATTCCAACATGGTAAAATACACTCTTTGATATGAAAACGGATTTATTTCTGCACGTATTGTTTCTGCCGCCTGCGGTGTTAAATCTGCCGGACACTTGGTTACAATCACAATATCGGCACGGTGATAATTCTTTTTGCTCTCGCGCAACCAACCCATAGGAAAAATAGCATCGCGAGTAAACAAATTTCCGTACTCTGTGGTTAGCAACATTAAACCAGGCTTTATGGCTCGGTGTTGAAAAACATCATCCAACACAATAACCTCCGTTTCCGGAAATTCGTGTAGCAACATGGGCACACCAATCACCCTATCTTCGCTCAAGCATACAGGCACCTGCGGAAATTTCCACTTAAACAACAAAGGTTCATCGCCCGAGTGCAAAAAATCCGATTCGGTTTCCACCACTGCAAAACCCTGTGTACGCCTTCCGTAACCTCTACTCAACACAGCCATTTTAAACTCCGAAGAAAACGCACCCAGCAGCCATTCAACCAATGGCGATTTACCCGTGCCCCCCATACTTAAATTACCAATTCCAATAAGCGGCAATTGAAACGAGGCTCGATTAATTACCTTTTTATCAAAAAAATAATTCCGAATTTCAGTTACACACCAAAATATAAATGCAGGAAATGCAAACAGTACTTTTTTCAAACGTTGAAAAGAAAATGGAAAGCAAATAAAATAGAATTAGAATAAAGTGGGGCGAACACTTATTTTCGCCTCCCTCAATTAAAATCTGATATTTAAAAATACAGCATCTTAAAATGAATCAACTAAGTGAACAAGAAATTGTAAGAAGAGAAAAACTAAAAGAATTTGAACGTTTAGGAATAGAGCCATATCCGGCAGAATTGTTTGAAGTAAATGTAAACTCCCAGCAAATTCACCAAACATTTAAAGGCGAAGAAGGCGCAGCACCTTGGCAGGTATCTATTGCCGGAAGAATAATGGCCATCCGCCTTATGGGCAAAGCCGCCTTTGCTGTACTCGAAGACCAACACGGCAAAATACAACTCTATGTTTCTAAAAACGATTTGCAACGAGGCGAAGACACTACACTCTGGGATGAAGTATTTAAGAAGTTACTAGACATTGGCGATTTTGTTGGTGTAAAAGGTCAAGTTTTTAAAACCAAAACCGGAGAAACCTCCATTCATGTGCACGAATTTAAGTTTCTTGCAAAATCGCTTCGTCCATTGCCAATCGTAAAAGAAAAAGACGGAGAGGTTTACGATGCATTCAGCGACCCCGAACTGCGCTACCGCCAGCGCTACGTAGATTTAGTAGTAAACCCTGGAGTGCGCGAAACCTTTTTAAAACGAACCAAACTCATACAAACCATCCGCGATTACCTAAACCAATACGGAGGTATAGAAGTAGATACACCCGTATTGCAAAATATTCCCGGAGGTGCTGCCGCACGGCCATTCACCACACACCACAATGCACTCGATATACCGCTTTATTTACGCATAGCAAACGAACTGTACTTAA contains the following coding sequences:
- the lpxK gene encoding tetraacyldisaccharide 4'-kinase, with the protein product MKKVLFAFPAFIFWCVTEIRNYFFDKKVINRASFQLPLIGIGNLSMGGTGKSPLVEWLLGAFSSEFKMAVLSRGYGRRTQGFAVVETESDFLHSGDEPLLFKWKFPQVPVCLSEDRVIGVPMLLHEFPETEVIVLDDVFQHRAIKPGLMLLTTEYGNLFTRDAIFPMGWLRESKKNYHRADIVIVTKCPADLTPQAAETIRAEINPFSYQRVYFTMLEYGWLNEINSNGREEQFENILLLTGIANAEPLKAHYEKGGKKVFEMNFADHHKYTNHDLEQLHEMKRNLPDKTIIVTTEKDAVRLMPFRQWFLQNEFRLYIQPVRHRFLFDGTEKFSNDIRTFITTTLEHNN